A genomic stretch from Puntigrus tetrazona isolate hp1 chromosome 6, ASM1883169v1, whole genome shotgun sequence includes:
- the LOC122346598 gene encoding mitochondrial intermembrane space import and assembly protein 40-A-like gives MTTVNDEGKDRVIFVTKEEHEIPSTVKLVEEDENEEYEEKGLILPGGKINWDCPCLGGMASGVCGEQFKTAFTCFHFSQEEVKGSDCLEQFSSMQECFRQHPEVFAQEDNPQSANPGSEAEQKDSPSISDFNSSKESDPPPTETNDMPSQLPVAS, from the exons ATGACTACAGTCAACGATGAAG GGAAGGACCGAGTCATATTTGTTACCAAGGAAGAACATGAAATTCCTAGCACTGTGAAACTGGTTGAGGAGGATGAAAATGAGGAGTATGAAGAAAAAG GTCTCATCTTGCCGGGTGGTAAGATAAATTGGGACTGTCCGTGTTTAGGAGGGATGGCAAGTGGAGTTTGTGGAGAGCAGTTTAAGACTGCATTCACCTGCTTCCACTTTAGTCAAGAAGAGGTGAAGGGTTCGGACTGTCTGGAGCAATTCAGTAGCATGCAGGAGTGTTTTCGTCAACATCCTGAAGTCTTTGCTCAAGAAGATAATCCTCAGAGTGCCAATCCTGGATCTGAAGCAGAACAAAAAGACTCCCCTTCCATCTCTGACTTCAACTCAAGCAAAGAGTCTGACCCTCCGCCCACTGAGACAAATGATATGCCCTCACAGCTGCCCGTAGCTAGTTAA